TTGCTACCACATACTTTGATGGAACCGATACATCCCAACTGTATGATCTGAGGCGGAAGGTGACTAGACTGAGACAAGCTGGTAGGCTGATCGAAAAGTACTACAACGATTTGCAAGGTTTGTGGAGGGAGATTGATTTTCGTCGGCCGAACCCGATGGAATGTGCTGCCGATATCAGCAGGTATAATTCTCTCATACAGGAAGAGAGAGTCTACACTTTCCTCGATGGGTTAGATGACCGACTGGACCAGATTCGCAGTGATGTTCTGCGGATGAAACCATTTCCAACAGTAGAAGAGGCATATGCCTATGTCCGACGAGAAGACAGCAGACAATCGGTGATGATGACAGGGGGAGACCACTCAATCGGCTCTGTCATGGCTTCCAAGGGAAGGAAGAATGAGCCGATTTTAGTACCCCGAGCCGAGATGCCAACTGAGGAAGTTAATTGTGCCCACTGCAATAAGAAAGGGCACACACAAGATACGTGCTTCAAGCTGCACGGATATCCAACATGGTGGAAAGAGCGCAAAGGGCGAAATTGGCAAGCTGATCGACTGAATGTTGCTGGTCAGAACGGAAAGGTGGCCGTTGCAGTTGCTGATATCAATATTGCCCAGGTGCACTCTACGTCTTCTACCAATCAGCATCAAGGTATGAACTCCTCACATCGACGCGATAGTAATTGGATTGTCGATTCAGGAGCCACTGATCATATGACCTATGATCCAACTGACTTCTCATCCGTAACTCAACCACGACGGTCGAAAATTTCCAATGCTAATGGTGTGCAGTATCCAGTTACAGGAGCTGGAACTGTTACTTTATCTCCGTCTTTATCTCTACCGAATACTTTATTGATTCCCTCACTGTCAAATAAGTTACTATCAGTAAGTCAAATAACTACTGATCTTAACTGTATGGTACTGATGTATCCAACCTTCTGTCTTCTTCAGGAAATTCTCACAAAGGAGATAATCGGTCGTGGTACTAGGAGGGGGGATCTATATTACATTGATGATTTCAGTATCGGTAGAGCCAATCAGACAAGGAGTACCGATAACACCAAAGAACGAGAGATTCGACTGTGGCATCAGCGACTAGGACATCCTTCTTTTGGGTATATGAAGCACCTTTTTCCAGCACTTTTTTCGAGTATCAAAACTGCCGATTTAAAATGTGAGACCTGTGTATTAGCCAAAAGTCATAGGGCCTCATATCCTGTCAGTTTGAATAAGTCGAATACACCTTTTGCTTTAGTACATTCTGATGTTTGGGGACCATCCCCGATCACTTCATCTACTGGAGTCCGTTGGTTTGTAACTTTCGTAGATGACTGTACTCGAATGACTTGGTTGTATTTGTTGAAACATAAGAATGAAGTTCTTGATATTTTCAAGTCATTTTGTTCCATGATTCATACACAGTTTTCAGCAACAGTCAAGATTCTTCGATCTGATAATGGTGGTGAGTATGTTAATCGGCCACTACAAGAGTTCTTTAATATCAATGGTCTTATACATGAAACTTCATGCACCCaaactccacagcaaaatggagTAGCTGAAAGAAAAAATCGACATATCCTTGAAATAGCAAGAGCATTACTGATTGGTGCCCATGTTCCTCGCCGATATTGGAATGATGCAGTCACAACAGCAGTCTATTTATTGAATAGACTGCCTTCAAAAGTTATCAACTTCCAGACACCGCTGCAAGCACTGTCTCAACATTTCACTCTACCATCGGTTCTAATGCTTCCGGCACGGGCGTTTGGTTGTGTAGCATTTGTTCATCGGCACAAGAATCAACGAAGTAAGCTTGATCCCTGTGCTGTTCGTTGTGTCTTCGTGGGGTATGCAGTGCACAAGAAGGGCTATCGGTGCTATGATCCAACCACTAGCAAGATGTATGAAACCATGGATGTTACATTCTTGGAGTCGGACACATTTTTCTCCTCGGCATCCAATTCTTCCCTTCAGGGGGAGATAAGGGATA
This portion of the Coffea eugenioides isolate CCC68of chromosome 11, Ceug_1.0, whole genome shotgun sequence genome encodes:
- the LOC113754083 gene encoding uncharacterized protein LOC113754083, whose amino-acid sequence is MAESSTLTDGGKGQADVVLEDFATRMVEVLNSCQKSTPSMDSSSAQIGIKLDDTNYALWSQIVEMYISGKDKLGYINGELPQPSPTDPAYRRWRTEDSIVKGWLINNMAPSLIGTFVRFPTAKAVWDAIATTYFDGTDTSQLYDLRRKVTRLRQAGRLIEKYYNDLQGLWREIDFRRPNPMECAADISRYNSLIQEERVYTFLDGLDDRLDQIRSDVLRMKPFPTVEEAYAYVRREDSRQSVMMTGGDHSIGSVMASKGRKNEPILVPRAEMPTEEVNCAHCNKKGHTQDTCFKLHGYPTWWKERKGRNWQADRLNVAGQNGKVAVAVADINIAQVHSTSSTNQHQGNSHKGDNRSWY